The Leptospira licerasiae serovar Varillal str. VAR 010 genome includes a window with the following:
- a CDS encoding LIC_12238 family plasminogen-binding lipoprotein → MIQGMNIRFSYFIILLYSFFFFSCLGMSGEFGWALVDETKQSLLEKKFTTVQEFTLTREKLIFPTNKTLVYLYKFSRVPNPEAEIYVSLSRFQVGFNEIEVRRKRPELSSSSITGSFQELIAGKYLIKVSYDGEVIDQVEFRVIEPEEREEKESGVDDVEKYTKAKKILN, encoded by the coding sequence ATGATCCAAGGAATGAATATCCGGTTTTCCTATTTTATAATCTTATTATACTCCTTCTTCTTTTTTTCCTGTTTGGGAATGAGCGGAGAGTTCGGCTGGGCGTTGGTGGATGAGACCAAACAAAGTTTGTTGGAGAAAAAATTCACCACCGTTCAAGAATTCACTCTTACAAGAGAAAAGCTGATCTTCCCTACAAACAAAACATTAGTATATCTTTACAAATTTTCCAGAGTCCCAAATCCGGAAGCTGAGATCTATGTAAGTCTCAGTAGATTCCAAGTCGGATTTAACGAGATAGAAGTTAGACGCAAAAGACCGGAACTTTCCAGCTCCAGCATTACCGGAAGTTTTCAAGAATTGATCGCAGGTAAGTATTTAATCAAAGTCTCATATGACGGAGAAGTGATCGATCAAGTTGAATTCAGAGTAATAGAACCGGAAGAAAGAGAGGAAAAAGAATCAGGAGTGGATGACGTGGAAAAATACACTAAGGCAAAAAAGATTCTGAACTGA
- a CDS encoding chemotaxis protein CheW — MSAEIEHQYILFSLGEEEYALPIVLVDEIIKIHNLVKVPRSKNYFAGIMDIRGKVVKMVDLGVKLNIPHSHEQGYDRAIVVKIGGESVGIIVDKVANVALFPPETINPPPPSIKGISSRYITGVGKKDDRFIILIDIEKILGSEELAELGAGAK, encoded by the coding sequence ATGTCCGCCGAAATCGAACACCAGTACATTCTATTTAGCTTGGGAGAGGAAGAATACGCTCTTCCAATCGTTCTTGTGGATGAAATCATCAAGATCCATAACCTGGTTAAGGTTCCCAGATCCAAAAACTACTTCGCAGGTATCATGGATATCCGCGGCAAAGTAGTGAAGATGGTGGACCTAGGTGTGAAACTCAATATTCCCCATTCTCACGAGCAGGGTTATGACCGTGCAATCGTGGTAAAGATCGGCGGAGAATCCGTCGGTATCATAGTAGACAAGGTAGCTAACGTAGCGCTCTTTCCGCCTGAAACGATAAATCCTCCTCCTCCTTCTATCAAAGGAATTTCCTCCCGTTATATCACCGGGGTCGGTAAAAAGGACGATAGATTCATCATCCTGATCGATATCGAAAAAATCCTTGGATCGGAAGAATTAGCGGAGTTGGGTGCCGGAGCGAAATGA